Part of the Rhizobium tropici CIAT 899 genome, ACCTCATCCACCGGCCCGATCTCAATGACGCGACCGGCATACATGACCGCGACACGATCGGCCGTTTCGGCGATCACCCCCATATCGTGGGTGACGAGCATGACGCCGGTACCGTGCTCGCGGCAAAGTTTTCGCAATAGTGCAGTGATCTGCGCCTGGATCGATACATCGAGCGCCGTGGTCGGTTCATCGGCGATGATCAGTTGCGGGTTGCCCGCCAGCGCCAGCGCGATGACAACCCGCTGGCGCATGCCGCCGGAAAACTGGTGTGGGTAATGATCGATCCGCTCGTCGGCGCCGGGAATGCCGACCTGTTTCAGAAGGTCGATCGCATAAGCTCTCGCCTCCGCGCGGCTGCGATCCGAATGCAGGCGGATCGTCTCGATCAATTGCTGGCCGATGGAGAAGAGTGGGTTGAGCGAGGTCAAAGGGTCCTGAAAGATGGCACCGACCATACGGCCACGGATCCGCGCCATTTCGGCTTCGCCAAGATTGTCGGTGCGCTTGCCGCCGATGCGGATCTCACCGGTTGAAATCCGGCCCGGCGGTTCGAGAAGTCCCAGAACGGACATGCCGGTCATCGACTTGCCGGCACCGCTTTCGCCGACGACACCGAGAATTTCGCCGCGCCGGATGGTGAGGGACACGTCGGACAGCGCGGTCAGAACGCCCTTACGCTTCGGAAACTCCACCGAGAGGCCCCTGACGTCGAGCGCCGGTACACCCGATATGGAGGGATGGATTACGGCGGTCATGACAGGACCTCGCTGACGACTGGGTACAAGGGATAGCTTGACGGGAAAATCTCGCTCACCGGCGGGTGGCCGAATGTGCGCTCGGGGTAGCGGGCGACAAGGCCGTCGAACTGCGCCTGAGCCCTGCCACGGTCGGCAACGAGATCGATACCGGCTACCGCCCCATCGCGCATCGACAGGCGCCCGTCGACGATCGTGGCGCGGGTGACGCGACCGGTCGCACCATAGACGAGCGTCTGGATGGGATCGATACGGGGCGCGATCATATGGTCCGCCATGTCGAATATGGCGATATCCGCCTTGGAGCCGGGGAAGAGACGACCAAGATCCGGTCGTTTCAGCGCATCGGCGCCGGCGATGGTCGCCGCATCGTAGAAATCGGCGGCTGAGCCAGCATCAGCGCGGCCTTCTGCGATCCGGTTGACGATCAGGCCGGTCGCCATGTTCAAGACCATATCCGGCGGCGCCGTGTCGGTTCCCATGCCTATGCGAATGCCCATGGCCTTGAGCCGCGAGAAGGACTTGAGCATCGACCCATGCCGGCCGGAAACCAGTGGGCAATGGGCGATGGTGACGTTGTTTGCGGCATAGCGGTCAAGATCCGCGTCGGTCGCGACCGTGGCATGCGGCGCAATCAGCCGCGAAGACAAGAGCCCGAGACCATCCAGCCATTCCGGCGCCGTCATACCATGCAATCGGCGGACGGTCTGCAATTCCATATCGCCCTGGGCCATGTGCAGGCGCACCGGCAGGTCCATGTCCTGTGCATGCGCGAACGTTTTGCGCAACAGTGCCTCTGTGCAGGTCTCGACACGATCAGGCGCGAGTAGGCCGGAAATCAGGCCGCCGGCCGTTCCGTGAACGCGGCGGGCGAAAGATGCGGCTTCGACGAGCTCCGCAAGCCCCCGCTCTTCGTCGAAGATAGGTTGCATCACGCCCGCCTCATCGAGAATAACGCCGCCGCTGCGAAAGGCCGGCCCGAGCCACACGCGCAGGCCAAGATCTTCGGCCGCTTCGGCTCCCGCTTCAAACTCCGCGACCGTTTCGCCCCAGGCCCGATAGAAGAGCGAGGCGATCGGCAGCGCCGAGGTAATGCCATTCAGAAGCAGTTGCGCGAAGGCGTATCGCTTCTGGAAAGCCAACTCTTCGGGTGCGTACATTTCGTAGGCCCGCGCCGCATAGTCTGTCGGCCAGACACGACCTTTCTGCCACCCAGGTTGGTTATCCATGCCGAGCACGGTCGTATCGAGATCGGACAAGGCGTCGAGATCGACAAAGCCCGGCCCGATCAGGGCCTCGCCCATGTCGTAACGGGCAGAAACTTCGCCTTCGAAGTTCTGCCCGACCCAGACGACGCGATCGCACTCTATGACGACCTCGCCGTTCTCGATCAGCCGCCGCCCTTGCGGCATGTCGGCGATGACGAAGCGCGCACGAAGTGCCCAGCGGCCGTCAGGCCGCTTGCCAAGGGGAAGATCAGACCAACGGGGTGCATATGTCATGGCCGTTCCCGCAGGCTCTTGCCGTCTCGGGCAACGATATTTCCGGCAGTGACCACAAGCTTGCGGGGCGCATGGGTGACGATCGCTTCGCCGAGGGTTTCGCCCTCGACGAGAACGATGTCACCCCGCCCGCCAACCTCCAGAGCATGCCGGGTACGGTCCATCGCAACCGCACCGCCGGTCGTGCAGACATCAAGAGCAAGTGCCAGTTCGTCATCGCGTCGCAGGTTGTTCTTCATGCCAAGCAGCATGGCACGTTCCAGCATGTCGCCGTTACCATACGGCCCCCAGGTGTCACGGAAGCCATCGACGCCGGCGCCGAAGCGTACGCCTGCGGCGCGCAGGCGCTTGAGGGACGGTACTTCGCGCGAAGGCGGCGCGGTCGTCAGGATCGGCACATCGAGCTCGGTGCAGGTATCGATCAGGCCCTGCGTCATGTTCCAGTCCGGCGCGCCGAGGCAAAACGCATGGCTGACGGCGACCTTGCCCTGCATGCCGTGAGCGCGAATGCGCTCGAACGTCATATCCATCGAAAAGGCGCCGAGCTCACCGCCTTCGTGAAGGTGAATATCGATACCTTTACCGTGCTTTTCCGCGATGGCGAAAATCGTGTCGAGATGCCCCTTCGGATCGCGATCCATGCCGCAGGGATCAAGCCCTCCGACGAGATCGGCGCCCATGGCCATGCTCCTGTCGATAAGTTCGGCGGTTCCCGGCCGGCGTATCAGGCCGGATTGCGGGAAGGCGACGATCTCGATCTCCACCACGCGGGTGAGCTGCCTGCGGGTTTCCATCACGCCCTCGAGCGCGATCAGGCCCTGATCGGTATCGATATCCACATGGGTGCGGATCAGCGTCGTGCCATAACCGACCGATTGCAGCGACTGGCGCATCGACTGAACATGGGCATCGAGCCCGTAGTCGCGCTTGACCTTGCGCTCGTTATCGATCTTGTCGATCAGCCGCGGGCCGACCTCGTTCTTGTACCAGGGGTAGCCGAGCAGCGACTTGTCGAGGTGGGTATGGGCATCGACCAAACCGGGGATGGCAATGCGGCCGCCGGCATCTTCCACCGGCACGCCTTCCGCTGCCAGTGACGATCCAATGGCGGCGATCCGGCCGTTCTCGATACGGATATCGGCAAGCTCGCCGCCGATCGGCCTGGCGTTTTTGATCAGAAGATCGCTCATGGAAATACCTCAGCGCAGTTTGGGATTGAGGGCGTCACGAAGCCAATCGCCGAGCACGTTGATCGACACGACGAGAAGACAGAGTTGCAGACCCGGAAAGAGCACGATCCACCACTGACCGGAAAATAGATACTGGTTGCCGATCCGGATCAGCGTACCGAGCGACGGTTGCTCGGGCGGCATGCCGACGCCGAGGAACGACAGCGTCGCCTCGATCAGGATGCCGAGGCCGAAATTGAGCGTCGCGGTAACGAGCAGCGGCGTGGTGGTGTTGGGAAGGATATGTTTAACGAGAACGCGCCAGGTCGGCACACGGATCAGCCGCGCAGCCTGCACATACTCCTTGTTGCGCTCGACCATCGTGAGCGCCCGCACGGTCCGGGCATATTGCACCCAGGCGGAAAGCGAGATGGCAAAGACGATGACGCCGGATGAACCGATCTCGCGTAACGAGGACGGCAAGGCCTGTCGCGCCAGCGCCGAAACGAGAATGGCGATCAGCATGGTCGGCATCGATAGGAGCACGTCACCAGCCCGCATCAAAAGGCTATCCGCCCACTTGCCGTAATAGCCGGCAATCAGACCGACGATTGCGCCGACCAGGAGCGAAACAGCCACTGAGGCCGCACCGATGATGATCGAGGCACGCGAGCCGTAAAGCACCGCCGACAGCAGGTCGCGCCCTTGCGTATCCGTTCCGAGCAGGAAGGGCCACTGGCCGCCGTCCATCCAGATCGGCGGGATTTCCGCGTTCAGAAGATCGAGCGAGGCAAGATCATAAGGATTCTGAACCGTGATCCATGGTGCAAGGAAGGCCGAGGCGACAAGCAGAAGAAGCAATGCCGCAGCGATCACCGCCGATGGATGATGCCAGAAGCTCCACCACAGATCGCTGTCGCGAAGGCGCGCGATCCATGACGGCGTAGCGCGGGCGGGCTTTTTCGCGGTCTGTTCGACAATGGTCATGATGAGCTCCCGTCAGGCGGCACGCAGCCGCGTATCGATCACCGCATAGGCAATATCGACGAGCGTGTTCAGCGTCACGAAAATGAAGGATACAATGCAGAGATAGGCCGCCATGACGGGGATATCGACAAAGGTAACGGCCTGCATGAAGAGCATGCCCATGCCTGGCCACTGGAAGACGGTTTCCGTCACCAGCGCGAAGGCGATCAGGTTGCCGACCTGCATGGCCGTCAGCGTGACGACCGGCATCAGGCAATTCTTCAACGCATGGCGGAACCACAGGGCACGGTGCTTGACGCCGCGGGCGCGGGCAAACTTGATGAAATCCGCCCGCAAGATCTCCAGCATCTCGGCGCGGACGAGGCGCATGACGAGCGTGATCTGAAAGAGTGACAGTGACAGAGCGGGCAGCACGAGCGCCGCCCTTCCGGATGCGGTCAAAAGTCCTGTCGACCACAAGCCGAGCTGGACCACCTCGCCGCGACCATAGCCCGGCAGCCACCCGAGGCTGACAGAGAAGACGAGGATAAGAATGATGCCCACGAAAAAGCTCGGCAGCGACACGCCGACGATGGAGGAGAACTGCAGGCTTTCGGCCCACCACCGCCCTCGCCCGATCGCCGTGAACACACCGAGCGGGATGCCGACCAGGAGCGATAGGAGCGTGGCAATGATCACCAGTTCGAATGTCGCCGGAAAGCGTTCGGCAATCAGCGTGGTGACGGATTGCTGGTTGCGCCAGGACAGGCCGAACTCACCATGTGCCGCATTGCCGACGAAGCGCACATATTGCGCGAAGAAGCCATCGTTGAGGCCCAGCCGGGCGCGAAGCTCATCGCGTTCCACCTGCGTGGCACTCTCGTTGACCATCAACTCCACCGGATCACCGAGGAACCGAAAGATCAGGAAGGCGAAGAACGCGACCGTCAGCATGACGAGAATGGCATTGCCGACGCGCTTGACGAGGAAGGCGAGCATGAGACGTTCCTGAATGTGACCTTGGCCGGGTGGTTTTCAGGCTTTGCAGCCTGCCCGTTGAATTTGCCGGGGCCGGCCGAACAGCCGGCATCGCCCCGAAGTATCCCCTCACCGCGCTTCAACCACAGCGAGGGGAGCGGGATTACATCTTCACCAGCCACAGGCGGGGCAGGTTGTCTGAGAAGAGCGGAAAATCCTTGATCTTGGAATTCGTGGCCCAGGCCAACGGCTGCTGGTGGAGCGGGATCATCAGCACATGTTCCTTGGCAATCTTCAGCGACTGCCCTTCCATGGCCAGACGCTTCGTCTGATCGAGCTCGACGGCGGAGGCTTCCGTCACCTTGTCGAATTCCTTGTCCGACCAGCCGCCCCAGTTGAAGATGCCGAACGAGCCTTCCTTGGTGTGCAGCACCTGCGAGGTGAGGCTATAGGTGTCGAGCATCGGCAGCGTCGCCCAGCCGAGCGTATAGACGTCGACCTTGCCCGAGGAGCGTTTCGGCGTCTGGACGGCGCGGGTGCCCTGATCGAGCTGCGGCTTTAGGCCAACGCGCGACCACATGGAGGCGACGGCCTGGCAGACCTGTTCCTCGTTGACGAGACTGTCGGCACAGTTGAAGTTGAAGGCGAAGCCTTCAGCGCCGGCGGCTTTCAGCAGCTCCTTGGCTTTTTCCGGATCGGCCTTCATCGGCGTGTCGATCGCTGCATCGTAACCGGGGATCTGCGGCGCAACGAGGGCACCGGCATTGCGCGACTTGCCGCGCATGACCTTCTTGTTGATGAGGTCGAGATCAATCGCGAGCTGCATGGCCTGACGGACGCGGATATCCTTCATCAGGTTCGGCTTGCCGTCGATCAGCTGATCGCGCTGACTGAAGCCGATCATCACCGTGCGAAGATCGGTGCCTTCCAGCACCCTCACCTGCTGCGATGCTTGAAGGCGTGGAATATCCTGTACCGGAGCCTGATCGGTAAAGTCGATATCACCGGCCAGAAGTGCCGCCACACGCGTCGAATTGGATGCGATCGGGGTGAATTCGATCCGGTCGATATTGTGCTGCGGCTTATCCCACCAGCCGTCGAACTTGGTGAACACCGTCTTTGCGTCAGGCTGGCGGCTTTCGATCTTGAACGGACCGGTGCCGTTCTCGTGGTAGGTCGCATAGCCCTCGGTACCCGAGCCCACATCGGTCGGTGCTTCAGCACTGTTGTCCTTCAGCCAGACGGCATCGAAGATGTAGATGGTGGTCAGGTCGTTGAGGAGAAGTGGATAGTTAGCCGATACATCGATCTCGATCGTATGGGCATCGATGACGCGTGAGCCCTTATACGCGGGAATATTGCCGCGCAGCGGCGATTTCGGATCGCTTGCGCGCTTCAGCGACGCCTGCACATCCTCCGCGGTGAAATCGGCGCCGTTATGGAATTTCACGTCGTCGCGCAGGTGAAACCGCCACGTGGTCGGCGAAACGATCTCCCAGGACGTGGCCAGAGCCGGTTCGATCTTCAGGTTGCGATCGTAGCGAACCAGTCCTTCATAGACATGGTTGAGCACGCCAAGCGCAAAACTGTCACCATAGGAATAAGGATCGAGCGAGCTGATATCGCGCGAGGCGCCCCATTTCAGCGTCCCGGCCATCGCCGGCATCGAGAGCGCCAAAAGCGCAACACCGGTTGCCATAATTCGTGTAAATCGCATTGCAAATTCCCCTCGGATTGCATGCAATGCCCGCTCGTTCTTGAGCGATAAATCAATGCATGTCGTTGAAATCCCATTCCGCCAGGCTGCTTTTCGCTTTATTCTCTGTGGATTGAATTGGAGGCTAGATCAATACGAATACAAACTCAAGATAAAATTGCATGCAATTTTGATATCTGGATTTAATGCAATATCTGTGCGATACGAAGCCGAACTGCATTCAGGCGAAAGAACCGCGCGCAATGTCTACGAATCTCAGCAGAAGTGATGCGATTTATGGCTCGCTGCGCCGGGCAATTCTCGAGCAGGCACTGAAGCCGGGCACCAAACTGCCGGAGGATTCGATAGGCGACACGTTCGGCGTCAGCCGTACGAGTGCACGCAATGCGCTGCTGCGCCTGGCCTCCGACGGGTTGGTGGAAATCAAGCCGAACCGCGGCGCCGCAGTTGCAATGCCGACGCTGGAAGAGGCAGTAGAAGTGTTCGCGCTGCGGCGCTGCCTAGAGCGCGAGGTGATAGAACGGCTTTGCAAGCGCATTCCGCGCGATGGCGTCGACGCCCTGATCAGCCACGTGCGCGAGGAGGAACGGGCGCTTAAAGCATCGTCTCCGCGCTCTATTCGTCTTGCCGGGGAGTTTCATATCCTCCTGGCCGAATTGACGGGATCCAAGTTGTTGATCGACTTCATCAGCCAGATCGTGTCCCGCTCGTCATTGATCCTTGCCCGTTTCGGCCGGCCGCATTCGGCAGAATGCGGCATCGACGAGCATATCCAGTTGATCGAAGCATTGAAACGGCAGGATCTCGCCAAGGCCGCCGAAATCATGGATCACCACCTGCACGCGGTGGAGGATCGCGCCAAGGCGGATGATAGCCACGAAGGACCGGATATCGGCGAAATTCTCAGCCGGTATATGGCGACGTCCGACTAACTGTGTCGGGAAATGCAGCATCTATATCTAGAGCGCGTCGAAATCGGATAGTCAGCCGCCGAAGCCACATTGAAGGATGTGACTTCGGCGCATGCTTCCGTCCGCGTCGCAGCGACTTGCGCAGGACGATCTGCCCATCCGCGCAATAGCGCATTGAAAACCGCGACAGGCGCGGGTGCATGATCTCAGCGAGTCATGGAGGTACTTCCATCATCGCTCAATAACGTGACAACTCCTGAGAACCGGACTACCTTCAAATGAGCGTTCGCGAAAGAGAAAGTCTACGATATACTTTTGAAACTTGGTTCATCAATTTCGTCCGGGCAACAAATGACGTTTTCTGAAGCTGAAATTAGAGAACTTTCGGATATTATCGGATTTATCTACGAGACGGTCCTTGATGAAGATATCTGGCCGAAGGTTCTGGAGCTGGTATGTCGATTTGTGCGAGGAAAAGCGTCACGAATTTACTGGAGGGACGGAAGCAGACCCGATAGCGAAACGTTTTATTCTTGGGGATTTGATCCAAATTTTCTGCAGATCTACACGAAAAAATACCTGTCCCTCAATCCCATTTATCCAGCGTCAATTTTCATTAATCCGGGAGAGATCTTTTCGGCAAGCGACCTCGTTCCGGTTCACGAATTCCAAGCCAGCCGATTCTTTAGAGAGTGGGTCGCGCCTCAGGGTTTTTTTGACGCGGCGATCTTCAACATCCAGCGTCACAAGACAGGTGCGGCCGCCTTCACTATCATTACCGATAAGGATTACGGCCTGGTAGACCACGAACTGCGCGCAAGGTTAAAACTCCTGGTCCCGCATCTTCAGCGCGCCGCCCTTATCGGTCGAGAGGTGGGCAGGCACCGGCTACGTTCAGGGTCACTCGAGGCGGCGCTCAACCAAATTGAGGCGGGCGTGTTCATTCTGGACGCCACCGGACGCCCGGTCTGGACCAATCAGGTAGCCAACACCTTGCTTGCGCACGGCGATCTCGTTCGCAACAGCGTTCTCGGGCTCGGCCTCGCCGGCCCAAGCGCCGACCGATTACTCCGGGAAAGTTTGGCGGCTCCCCTCGAACGCCCAGAAAACTTGCTCACACCAACACCGGCCCTCATCAAGATGAAGGACAGCGAGGGTATTGAATGGCTAGGCTACCTGATGCGGCTTCTGCCACAGTCACAAACGCAGGTGGCTTTTGATCAGGTCGGACGATCCGCTCACGCTGCCCTGTTCGTTCGGCGGGTAGAACCAGCAACGGCATCGGGGGTCGAGGCCGCAGCTAAGCTGTACGCGCTCACGTCGGCAGAAGCGAGGGTCCTGCAGGCAACGCTGGAATTCGACACGGTAGCAAAGATGGCGGACGCTTTGGGCGTCGCACCCAGCACGGTTAAGACGCATCTGTCCTCGATATTCGGTAAAACAGGTGCCTCGCGACGAGCCACCCTTGTCAAATCGGTCATGTCTCTCCAGCGATGAATCCTAGAGCAGCTGAGTTTTTCACGGAATCTCCGAGCCGCTCTATCTCTTTGTTGTCTCGCAATTCCGGACGGAGAACCGCTTCCGCACTCTTCCTGGAATTGCTCTAAGTATCTTCCGACAGGTCTGGAATCTTTCTGGTCTCGCCAGCCCAGGGACGCGCAATTTTCTGCAAACTCCGCGGATGGATCCACCAAACGATGGATACAGCTTGGGCGTTGCCCCTGATATGGCCGGCACCGGTGTCGTCGACGGTAATGAAGGGCGCCGAGACCAGCCCGGCGTGCACGACAGTGGGCTTCGATACCTCTCACATATGGACACCTCGGTTAGAAGCGGGGAGCCCGCCGCACATGCGAAAGCTCCTTTCTAGTGCTTAATCGCGATGCTCCGGCATTGCCTTCAGCTGGTCCTTTGTCCAGGAAGTCACGCCATGGATCTCGCCGCTTTCGTCGCGCATGAAATCGAGATCGGTCACTCGAACGGACACCGGCTTTGCGCCGATACCAAGGAAGCCGCCAACGTCGATCACGACGCTGCTGCTGATGCCGGCTCCATGCACGTGGTCAACCGTGCCAACCTTGTGATCATCAGTACCATAGATCGATGCGCCTTCCAGATTAGCCTGTGTGAATTCTTCTTCGGTCAGTCGTATGTGGTTGCTATGATCCATGAGTTATTCCTCCTTTAGCTTCGGGTGTAGCGTCGATTAGCGATGTGATTGGCCTTGCGTTCCTGTGTGTCCGTGTACCTGGATTGATTGCCACTGGGGCTTGGCCTTTCCTTTTCCGTTCATCAAAAGAACGAACGGCCATGCGAAAGCTTTGTTCCGGAGGGCGCAGTTCGGAAGTCAATCCCTATGATCGACCTCTACCAGCGAGTCGACCAAACTCCCCTGGAAACGCTTGGCGTTTGGCATTTAATCGGGTCCTGCTCACTTTGCGTGGTTAAGAGATCGCTCGTAGTTGCGCCGCTATGGGCTGGCATGCGACCAAAATCGAAATGGTCGCCTGGTCCGGGCATCAAGGTTAAGAGCATGGTAATCGGCGAGGAAGGCTGTTGGGCTGTGTCCGCTTGCGGACCATCCTAGGGCATATGCCCGGATTGCCGATATTGCGCCCGGCGAAGCCGACTGCGCCAAGGCGTTTCAGGCGCCTGCTCATGCGGCACCAGGTGCCCACGCCGTTCCTTTTCCCAACGGCGGATGTATCGGGGACCCTCAGCTCTCGAATGATCGTGGCGACTATGCATGAGGGATATCCAAAACGTTTTGACTTGACTCCCAAAACGTTTTGGAGAATCCTTTGCGCCATTCGGGAGGACGATCTTGGCAAATCTCAAGCAGCTCGCACAGTCGCTCGGACTGTCGATCACCACGGTTTCCCGCGCACTCGACGGTTACGACGATGTCTCTGCAGCAACCCGGAAGCGTGTGAGAGAGGCTGCAGACATGGTCGGCTATCGCCCCAACGCGTCGGCGCGCAGGCTGAGAAAGCAACGCGCCGAACTGGTTGCCATCACGCTGCCGAGCGACCCCGGCCATATCGGTCCACCGCATTTCCTCGATATGCTCTCCAGCTGTGCTGAGCATCTTGCGAGTGCCGGCCTCAATCTGGTCATCGCGCCTGTGCCACGCGGTGAAAGCGAACTCGATATATGCCGTCGTTTCGTTGATGGCCGCCGCGTCGATGCCATGCTTCTCGTGCGCACCAGGCGGCAGGACGAACGCGTCGAATTTCTCCAGTCGCGCGGCATTCCCTTCGTCACCAATGGACGCACCGAAAGCCTCGTGCCGCATCCCTATATCGACGGCGACGGTTTTGCCGGGTTCCACGCGGCAACGGTCCGTTTTCAGGCCGCCGGCCACCGCCGCATCGGCCATATTGCCGGGCCGCAGGACTATTACTTCGCGCATGTGCGCCGCACGGGCTGGAAGGCCGCGATGGACGAGGCAGGTCTGGATGCCGATCTCTGCGCCGAAGGCGTGCCTACGGAACAGGGCGGCTATCTCGCCGCACTGGAACTGCTCCGGCAGCCTTCGCGTCCCACCGCCCTCGTCTGCTCCACGGACGAAATGGCGATCGGAGCGCTCAGAGCGCTACGCGAAATCGATGGCGGCGACGCGATCAGCATTGTCGGTCACGACGACCTGCCGACGGGCGCCTTCACCAACCCTTCCCTCTCGACCATGCGCATGACCGGCGAAAACCTCGGCGCGAGCTTCGCCTCGCTGCTGTTGCGGGCGATCGCCGGCGAGCCTGCGGAGGAACTGCAGGAGCTTCACGCGATCGAATTCATCGATCGCGACAGCCATCGCCGTCCGATGAAGGCGGCATGATCCGACACAGTGCATCACAGATAAAAACAATGAAGGAGGAGAGAATATGAAACGCATCACGTCATTCGGAATTCTGGCTTCCACTGTGCTGGGCTTTGCTTCGCCGGTGCTTGCCCAGACGGTTTTCGTATCCACCCAGCTTCGCCCGATCGAAGAGGCGACCGTCGTGCGGCAGGACCTGCTGAAGGATGCCGGCAAGGTGGATTATGTGGTCGAGGAACCGCCGCAGTTCGCCGTACGCATGGAAGCGGAGGCCAAGGCCGGCAAGCACACCGTCAGCCTGATCGGCGCGCTGCACGGCGAGCTTTCACCACTCGCCGACAAGGATCAGCTCGAACCGCTTGATAATCTCGCTAAGAAGCTCGCTGCCGACGGCATGCCGCAATCGCTCCTCGATCTCGGCAAGCTCGGCAAATCCATCCAGCAATACATTCCGTGGATGCAAGCAACCTATGTCATGGCCGCCAAGAAGGAAGCCCTGCAATACCTGCCAAAGGGCGCCGATATCAACGCCATCACCTACGATCAGCTGATCGAGTGGGGCAAGAACATGCAGCAGGCGACGGGCCAGCCGCAAATCGGCTTCCCGGCCGGTCCCAAGGGCCTGATGGCACGTTACTTCCAAGGCTATTTCTACCCATCCTTCACCGGCGGCGTAGTGCGCACCTTCAAGAACGCCGATGCCGCGGCAGGCTGGGAGAAACTCAAGGCGCTCTGGACCTATGTAAACCCCAACTCGACCAATTACGACTTCATGCAGGAGCCGCTGGCCGCGGGTGAAGTCATGGTCGCCTGGGACCATGTCGCCCGACTGAAGAATGCCATTTCCGCCTCGCCGGACGACTATGTCGTATTCCCGTCTCCGGCCGGCCCCAAGGGCCGCGGATACATGCCCGTTCTCGCAGGCCTTTCGATCCCGAAGGGTGCCCCGGATGCGGCTGGCGCGACGAAGATCATCGAAACACTGACGACCCAGAAGATCCAGCTGCTCACCGCGTCCAAGGTCGGCTTCTTCCCGACGCTGAACGTCCAGTTGCCACCGGATCTCGACAAGGGCGTAGCACTTCTCGCCGGCGCCGTTACCAAGACCCAGGCGGCCAAGGATGCCGTGATCTCGCTTCTTCCAGTCGGCCTCGGCGACAAGGGCGGCGAGTTCAACAAGGTCTATATGGACAGCTTCCAGCTGATCGTGCTGCAAAACCAGCCCGTCGGCGACGTGCTGGCCAAGCAGGGCGCCGTCATGGCCAAGCTGATGACCGATACCAAGGCTCCCTGCTGGGCACCGGATGCCAAGAGTGACGGCGCCTGCCCGGTTCAATAATCCTCCCTGGAGTGCCTGGGCGCGAATGCCCGGACATTCTTTCTGCAACCCTGCTTTTCGAGGCGGGAGTCCATGACCCAAAACCGACCCTGGATCCCCTATCTGCTGATCCTGCCATCCGTCGTTTTCCTCGGCCTGCTTTTCATCGTGCCGCTGGTGCAGACGATCTGGCTGGCGGTCTCGGATGACGGCGCGCCGTCGCCTGCAAACATGCAGCGCATGGTGACGGACATCAATTTCATGCAATCGGTGCGCAACACGTTCCTGCTGACGATCGTGGTCGTACCGGTCCAGATCGCCATCGCGCTCGCCATGGGCACAATGGTCGCCAAGATCGGCCGCGGGCGGGAGACGATTCTGTGGATTTGGACGATCCCGCTCGGCATTTCGGATCTCGCCGCCGGCCTCGTCTGGCTGTCGATCCTTCAGAATACCGGTTATTTCAACTCGCTGCTCTTCAGCCTCGGCGTGATCAGCCGCCAGGCGAGTTGGCTCTCCTACCAGACGCCGGTTGCGCTTTTCATCGCCATCGCGGTGGCGGAGATCTGGCGCGGCACGGCGATCGTCATGGTCATCATCGTCGCCGGCCTCAACCAGGTGCCGAAGGAGTTCAAGGAAGCCGCCGAAATCTTCGGGGCCGGTCCCTGGACGCGCTTCTGGAAAATAACGCTGCCGTTGATCCGCCCGGCGCTGCAATCGGCCCTCATCCTGCGCACCGTGCTCGCCTTCGAGGTGTTCGCAGTCGTATATGCGCTGGGCGGCCGTAATTT contains:
- a CDS encoding ABC transporter ATP-binding protein, coding for MTAVIHPSISGVPALDVRGLSVEFPKRKGVLTALSDVSLTIRRGEILGVVGESGAGKSMTGMSVLGLLEPPGRISTGEIRIGGKRTDNLGEAEMARIRGRMVGAIFQDPLTSLNPLFSIGQQLIETIRLHSDRSRAEARAYAIDLLKQVGIPGADERIDHYPHQFSGGMRQRVVIALALAGNPQLIIADEPTTALDVSIQAQITALLRKLCREHGTGVMLVTHDMGVIAETADRVAVMYAGRVIEIGPVDEVLSRPKHPYTRGLMGSIPALGARVERLAQIDGAMPRLNAIPSGCAFNPRCPDAGPRCRQVRPAMVAKGYAADEGSVACLVHDGGVQ
- a CDS encoding amidohydrolase family protein, with protein sequence MTYAPRWSDLPLGKRPDGRWALRARFVIADMPQGRRLIENGEVVIECDRVVWVGQNFEGEVSARYDMGEALIGPGFVDLDALSDLDTTVLGMDNQPGWQKGRVWPTDYAARAYEMYAPEELAFQKRYAFAQLLLNGITSALPIASLFYRAWGETVAEFEAGAEAAEDLGLRVWLGPAFRSGGVILDEAGVMQPIFDEERGLAELVEAASFARRVHGTAGGLISGLLAPDRVETCTEALLRKTFAHAQDMDLPVRLHMAQGDMELQTVRRLHGMTAPEWLDGLGLLSSRLIAPHATVATDADLDRYAANNVTIAHCPLVSGRHGSMLKSFSRLKAMGIRIGMGTDTAPPDMVLNMATGLIVNRIAEGRADAGSAADFYDAATIAGADALKRPDLGRLFPGSKADIAIFDMADHMIAPRIDPIQTLVYGATGRVTRATIVDGRLSMRDGAVAGIDLVADRGRAQAQFDGLVARYPERTFGHPPVSEIFPSSYPLYPVVSEVLS
- a CDS encoding amidohydrolase family protein, giving the protein MSDLLIKNARPIGGELADIRIENGRIAAIGSSLAAEGVPVEDAGGRIAIPGLVDAHTHLDKSLLGYPWYKNEVGPRLIDKIDNERKVKRDYGLDAHVQSMRQSLQSVGYGTTLIRTHVDIDTDQGLIALEGVMETRRQLTRVVEIEIVAFPQSGLIRRPGTAELIDRSMAMGADLVGGLDPCGMDRDPKGHLDTIFAIAEKHGKGIDIHLHEGGELGAFSMDMTFERIRAHGMQGKVAVSHAFCLGAPDWNMTQGLIDTCTELDVPILTTAPPSREVPSLKRLRAAGVRFGAGVDGFRDTWGPYGNGDMLERAMLLGMKNNLRRDDELALALDVCTTGGAVAMDRTRHALEVGGRGDIVLVEGETLGEAIVTHAPRKLVVTAGNIVARDGKSLRERP
- a CDS encoding ABC transporter permease, with product MTIVEQTAKKPARATPSWIARLRDSDLWWSFWHHPSAVIAAALLLLLVASAFLAPWITVQNPYDLASLDLLNAEIPPIWMDGGQWPFLLGTDTQGRDLLSAVLYGSRASIIIGAASVAVSLLVGAIVGLIAGYYGKWADSLLMRAGDVLLSMPTMLIAILVSALARQALPSSLREIGSSGVIVFAISLSAWVQYARTVRALTMVERNKEYVQAARLIRVPTWRVLVKHILPNTTTPLLVTATLNFGLGILIEATLSFLGVGMPPEQPSLGTLIRIGNQYLFSGQWWIVLFPGLQLCLLVVSINVLGDWLRDALNPKLR
- a CDS encoding ABC transporter permease; translation: MLAFLVKRVGNAILVMLTVAFFAFLIFRFLGDPVELMVNESATQVERDELRARLGLNDGFFAQYVRFVGNAAHGEFGLSWRNQQSVTTLIAERFPATFELVIIATLLSLLVGIPLGVFTAIGRGRWWAESLQFSSIVGVSLPSFFVGIILILVFSVSLGWLPGYGRGEVVQLGLWSTGLLTASGRAALVLPALSLSLFQITLVMRLVRAEMLEILRADFIKFARARGVKHRALWFRHALKNCLMPVVTLTAMQVGNLIAFALVTETVFQWPGMGMLFMQAVTFVDIPVMAAYLCIVSFIFVTLNTLVDIAYAVIDTRLRAA